One window of the Streptomyces asoensis genome contains the following:
- a CDS encoding FadR/GntR family transcriptional regulator, producing the protein MTTPGRGLHGQVLDALGPAITAGEYPPGSVLRTDELAQRFDVSRSVMREAVRVLESMHLVESRRRVGVTVRPRAAWNVYDPQVIRWRLAGADRPHQLRSLTVLRSAIEPVAAGLAAKHATAEQCAELTECALGMVANSRGHRLEGYLVHDVAFHRVILAASGNEMFARLGDVVAEVLAGRTHHEVMFEDPDPAAVTLHVQVAEAVREGDAARAEQLTREITVGALQELDILAP; encoded by the coding sequence ATGACCACTCCGGGCCGGGGTCTGCACGGCCAAGTACTGGACGCCCTGGGCCCCGCCATCACCGCGGGTGAGTACCCGCCGGGCAGTGTTCTGCGCACCGACGAACTGGCCCAGCGCTTCGACGTCTCCCGCTCGGTGATGCGCGAGGCGGTCCGCGTCCTGGAGTCCATGCACCTGGTCGAGTCCCGCCGCCGCGTGGGCGTGACGGTCCGCCCCCGGGCCGCGTGGAACGTCTACGATCCGCAGGTCATCCGCTGGCGGCTGGCCGGCGCCGACCGCCCGCACCAGCTGCGCTCGCTCACCGTCCTGCGCTCGGCGATCGAGCCGGTCGCGGCGGGCCTGGCGGCGAAACACGCCACGGCGGAGCAGTGCGCCGAGCTCACCGAGTGCGCGCTCGGCATGGTGGCCAACTCACGCGGCCACCGGCTGGAGGGATACCTCGTCCACGACGTCGCCTTCCACCGGGTGATCCTCGCCGCCTCGGGCAACGAGATGTTCGCCCGCCTCGGCGACGTCGTCGCGGAGGTCCTGGCGGGCCGCACCCATCACGAGGTCATGTTCGAGGACCCCGACCCGGCCGCCGTCACCCTCCACGTCCAGGTCGCGGAGGCGGTCCGCGAGGGCGACGCGGCCCGCGCGGAACAACTGACCCGGGAGATCACGGTCGGCGCCCTCCAGGAACTGGACATCCTGGCGCCCTAG
- a CDS encoding gluconokinase, which produces MRTPHVVVVMGVAGTGKTTIGPLLAARLGVPYAEGDDFHPQANIDKMSAGTPLDDDDRWPWLDAIGGWADARAGLGGVVSCSALKRSYRDRLRAAAPGVVFVHLAGDRALIEDRMAHRQGHFMPTALLDSQFATLQPLQADEAGVVVDVSGSPEAITGRAVTALDALPQPA; this is translated from the coding sequence ATGCGTACCCCCCATGTCGTCGTGGTGATGGGCGTCGCCGGCACGGGCAAGACCACCATCGGTCCCCTGCTCGCCGCCCGGTTGGGCGTTCCGTACGCCGAGGGCGACGACTTCCACCCGCAGGCCAACATCGACAAGATGTCGGCCGGCACCCCGCTCGACGACGACGACCGGTGGCCGTGGCTCGACGCCATCGGCGGCTGGGCGGACGCGCGGGCCGGACTCGGCGGGGTCGTCAGCTGCTCGGCGCTGAAGCGGTCGTACCGCGACCGGCTGCGGGCCGCGGCCCCCGGGGTCGTCTTCGTGCACCTCGCGGGCGACCGCGCGCTGATCGAGGACCGCATGGCGCACCGTCAGGGCCACTTCATGCCGACGGCGCTGCTCGACTCCCAGTTCGCCACGCTCCAGCCCCTCCAGGCGGACGAGGCCGGCGTCGTCGTCGACGTCTCCGGCAGCCCGGAGGCCATCACCGGGCGGGCCGTGACCGCGCTCGACGCGCTTCCTCAGCCTGCCTGA